A single genomic interval of Aphidius gifuensis isolate YNYX2018 linkage group LG6, ASM1490517v1, whole genome shotgun sequence harbors:
- the LOC122859587 gene encoding uncharacterized protein LOC122859587 isoform X5 yields MSTQRTPTKRSMSLDLENDININDINIVIPQLAHKSNMSQNSINNVFSKSSTQSLEDKRTRGRPPKNNETKNEPKNDSKNDVNIVEQLNQLKQFIEQQNNSLRSDFNGSLNLISSDFSTKINGISSHIESLAGEVNNKFKSIENDLKDTNNQVVDLSNTIDCHTAQLNKINVDVNNNTETISRMSNVIIFNIPECTDANINVKQRSENDRKTVDKIVEAVIGDNLPVKSNVKFTSSRIHPYSGTETKPRMTKRRQLVNQVMASGSKDSKVRFINGQFKIINQHHHNHPT; encoded by the exons ATGTCAACACAAAGGACACCTACAAAACGTAGTATGTCTCTTGATTTGGAGAacgatataaatataaatgatataaatattgtgaTACCACAACTTGCACACAAATCTAATATGTCtcaaaatagtataaataatgtCTTTTCGAAGTCATCTACACAATCTTTGGAAGATAAAAGAACTCGTGGTCGACcaccaaaaaataatgagacaAAAAATGAGCcaaaaaatgattcaaaaaaTGATGTAAATATTGTCGAACAGCTTAATCAACtcaaacaatttattgaacaacaaaataattcattgcGTAGTGATTTTAATGGCAGTTTAAACTTGATTAGTAGTGATTTTTCCACAAAAATTAATGGCATTAGTTCTCATATTGAGTCTTTAGCTGGTGaagttaacaataaatttaaaagtatcGAAAATGATTTAAAGGATACAAATAACCAAGTTGTTGATTTGTCTAATACAATTGACTGTCATACTgctcaattaaataaaataaatgttgacgTAAACAATAACACCGAAACAATCAGTAGAATGTCAAacgttattatatttaacataCCTGAATGTACTGATGCAAATATAAATGTCAAACAACGTTCTGAAAATGATAGGAAAactgttgataaaattgttgaagcTGTCATTGGGGACAATCTACCTGTCAAaagtaatgttaaatttacatCGTCGCGTATCCACCCATACTCTGGTACTGAAACCAAGCCACGTATGACTAAG AGACGTCAGTTGGTAAATCAAGTAATGGCTTCTGGTTCAAAGGACTCCAAGGTCCGATTCATCAATGGCCAATTCAAAATCATCAATCAGCATCACCACAACCATCCAACTTAG
- the LOC122859587 gene encoding uncharacterized protein LOC122859587 isoform X4: protein MSTQRTPTKRSMSLDLENDININDINIVIPQLAHKSNMSQNSINNVFSKSSTQSLEDKRTRGRPPKNNETKNEPKNDSKNDVNIVEQLNQLKQFIEQQNNSLRSDFNGSLNLISSDFSTKINGISSHIESLAGEVNNKFKSIENDLKDTNNQVVDLSNTIDCHTAQLNKINVDVNNNTETISRMSNVIIFNIPECTDANINVKQRSENDRKTVDKIVEAVIGDNLPVKSNVKFTSSRIHPYSGTETKPRMTKSKIGYNDESTIHLNRFHSKSTPTETSVGKSSNGFWFKGLQGPIHQWPIQNHQSASPQPSNLVRNIELSSSQTYSINMNSNSYLTN from the exons ATGTCAACACAAAGGACACCTACAAAACGTAGTATGTCTCTTGATTTGGAGAacgatataaatataaatgatataaatattgtgaTACCACAACTTGCACACAAATCTAATATGTCtcaaaatagtataaataatgtCTTTTCGAAGTCATCTACACAATCTTTGGAAGATAAAAGAACTCGTGGTCGACcaccaaaaaataatgagacaAAAAATGAGCcaaaaaatgattcaaaaaaTGATGTAAATATTGTCGAACAGCTTAATCAACtcaaacaatttattgaacaacaaaataattcattgcGTAGTGATTTTAATGGCAGTTTAAACTTGATTAGTAGTGATTTTTCCACAAAAATTAATGGCATTAGTTCTCATATTGAGTCTTTAGCTGGTGaagttaacaataaatttaaaagtatcGAAAATGATTTAAAGGATACAAATAACCAAGTTGTTGATTTGTCTAATACAATTGACTGTCATACTgctcaattaaataaaataaatgttgacgTAAACAATAACACCGAAACAATCAGTAGAATGTCAAacgttattatatttaacataCCTGAATGTACTGATGCAAATATAAATGTCAAACAACGTTCTGAAAATGATAGGAAAactgttgataaaattgttgaagcTGTCATTGGGGACAATCTACCTGTCAAaagtaatgttaaatttacatCGTCGCGTATCCACCCATACTCTGGTACTGAAACCAAGCCACGTATGACTAAG tcaaaaattgGATACAATGATGAATCAACTATACATCTCAACCGATTTCACTCCAAATCAACTCCAACAGAGACGTCAGTTGGTAAATCAAGTAATGGCTTCTGGTTCAAAGGACTCCAAGGTCCGATTCATCAATGGCCAATTCAAAATCATCAATCAGCATCACCACAACCATCCAACTTAGTTCGTAATATTGAGCTGTCATCATCACAAACTTATAGTATCAACATGAATAGCAACTCTTATCTTACAAACTG A